From one Paenibacillus sp. FSL K6-1330 genomic stretch:
- a CDS encoding carbohydrate ABC transporter permease — MKKQESFASKLFDVFNVLFMIVLIIVMAYPMVYVFSASISNNAMVASGAVLLWPKKITLIAYEQLIYNPDLWVSYWNTIRYTFLQTVLTLIATSAMAYPLAKRWLPGRRVILLMAAFTLLFSGGMIPTFLIVQRLGMLDTIWAIVLPSLISTWYLFIMRTFFEALPEELEDAAAIDGCGSMQILVRIVLPLSVPVMVTIGLFTAVNQWNSFFSALIYLNDREMYPLQIMMRNILIAGTNVQGEGDLTHLETLKYAMIMIGTLPILCVYPFIHKYFVQGTMIGGIKG; from the coding sequence ATGAAAAAGCAGGAAAGCTTCGCCTCGAAGCTGTTTGACGTATTCAATGTATTGTTCATGATTGTGCTGATCATTGTAATGGCTTATCCGATGGTTTACGTATTCTCGGCTTCCATCAGCAACAATGCCATGGTCGCGAGTGGCGCCGTGCTGCTATGGCCGAAGAAGATCACGCTGATCGCTTACGAGCAGCTTATCTATAACCCGGATCTCTGGGTGAGTTATTGGAATACGATCCGTTATACCTTCCTTCAGACGGTACTGACGCTGATTGCGACCTCCGCCATGGCATATCCGCTTGCGAAACGATGGCTGCCCGGCCGAAGAGTGATTCTGCTGATGGCGGCGTTCACACTACTGTTCAGCGGCGGCATGATTCCAACCTTCCTGATCGTTCAAAGGCTGGGGATGCTCGATACGATATGGGCGATCGTGCTCCCGTCACTGATCAGCACATGGTATCTGTTTATCATGCGGACATTCTTCGAGGCGCTGCCGGAGGAGCTTGAGGACGCGGCTGCCATCGACGGATGCGGGTCCATGCAGATTCTGGTGCGGATCGTGCTGCCTTTATCCGTACCGGTGATGGTCACGATCGGCCTGTTCACGGCCGTGAATCAATGGAACTCTTTTTTCAGCGCTTTGATCTATCTGAATGACCGGGAGATGTACCCGCTGCAGATTATGATGCGCAACATCCTGATCGCCGGTACGAATGTGCAGGGCGAGGGAGACCTGACACATCTGGAGACGTTGAAATACGCCATGATCATGATCGGTACGCTGCCGATCCTATGCGTCTATCCGTTTATCCACAAATATTTTGTACAGGGCACGATGATTGGCGGCATTAAGGGGTAG
- a CDS encoding chromate transporter: MELTFGMFRTGILGYGGGPSVIPLIRHEAVVRYNWLSDDEFGEVLALANALPGPIATKMAAYLGYREKGVLGAIVAILAHILPTCIAMIALLSAVTFLSSSKVVAGMIAGVTPVIAVMLGTMAYEFGEKAVKGLGIYAGIGFFAVSFLLLESFQIHPAIVIILFLAYGTVHFKTVAKLKKQRQDKEGSA; encoded by the coding sequence ATGGAATTAACGTTCGGAATGTTCCGAACCGGAATACTCGGCTACGGCGGCGGTCCTTCAGTTATTCCGTTGATCCGTCACGAGGCCGTCGTTCGTTACAACTGGCTCAGCGACGATGAATTCGGGGAGGTGCTCGCGTTAGCCAACGCGCTTCCGGGTCCCATCGCCACGAAGATGGCCGCCTATCTCGGTTACCGGGAAAAAGGGGTGCTTGGCGCCATAGTTGCCATTCTCGCGCATATCCTTCCGACCTGTATTGCGATGATCGCGCTGTTGTCGGCGGTGACGTTCCTTAGCAGCTCCAAAGTGGTGGCAGGCATGATTGCCGGCGTTACGCCGGTCATTGCCGTGATGCTGGGAACGATGGCTTACGAATTCGGCGAGAAGGCTGTAAAGGGGCTCGGCATCTACGCCGGGATCGGATTTTTCGCAGTATCGTTTCTTCTGCTGGAGAGTTTCCAGATTCATCCGGCCATTGTCATTATACTGTTCCTTGCCTACGGCACCGTACATTTCAAAACCGTAGCCAAATTAAAAAAACAAAGACAGGATAAGGAGGGGTCCGCCTAA
- a CDS encoding amidohydrolase family protein has product MDDMKIIDVDVHNEQDDRALLPYLQEPWRSRVAASGIGYAGSGYYSPIGVMKKDSIPPGGGKAGSDPDYMIKQLIEGYNLDYAVLTGVVYNISSTHDPDYAAAICSAYNDYLIAEWLGKHKAFKGAMAVATQDPLLAAREIDRIGGHPDIVEVMISSAARSPLGQRHYHPIYEAAERKGLPIGIHPGAEGGGSSTAPTAAGYPTRYIEWHTCLSQMFMAHLVSMVCEGVFVKYPNLKVVLVEGGVAWLPGLMWRLDKNYKALRATVPWLTRMPSEYIRDHCYLSTQPIEEPDNPQHLIDLFNMIDAENMLLYSSDYPHWDFDSPSHILRGLKPEARRKIFYENAKQLYRLD; this is encoded by the coding sequence ATGGACGATATGAAAATTATCGACGTCGACGTTCATAACGAGCAGGACGACAGGGCGCTGCTTCCATATTTGCAGGAGCCCTGGCGCTCCCGGGTAGCCGCATCTGGCATCGGTTATGCAGGCTCAGGGTATTACTCGCCAATCGGCGTGATGAAAAAGGACTCGATCCCTCCGGGGGGTGGCAAAGCCGGTTCCGACCCCGATTATATGATCAAGCAGCTGATCGAGGGCTATAATCTGGACTACGCCGTGTTGACGGGCGTTGTCTACAACATCTCTTCCACCCATGATCCGGATTATGCAGCCGCGATATGCTCGGCCTATAACGATTATCTGATCGCCGAGTGGCTCGGCAAACATAAAGCATTCAAAGGCGCAATGGCGGTAGCGACTCAGGACCCTTTGCTGGCGGCACGCGAGATCGACCGGATCGGCGGCCATCCGGATATCGTGGAGGTGATGATCTCCAGCGCGGCGCGTTCGCCGCTGGGTCAGCGTCATTATCACCCGATCTACGAAGCAGCGGAGCGCAAGGGTCTCCCAATCGGGATCCATCCGGGAGCGGAAGGCGGCGGGAGCTCGACGGCTCCCACCGCGGCCGGCTACCCGACCCGCTACATTGAGTGGCACACCTGCCTCTCCCAGATGTTCATGGCGCATCTGGTGAGCATGGTATGCGAGGGCGTATTCGTGAAGTACCCGAACCTGAAGGTCGTTCTGGTTGAAGGCGGAGTGGCTTGGCTGCCGGGCCTGATGTGGCGGCTGGACAAAAATTACAAGGCGCTGCGCGCAACCGTGCCCTGGCTGACGAGAATGCCGAGCGAATACATCCGGGATCATTGCTACTTATCCACGCAGCCGATTGAGGAGCCCGACAATCCGCAGCATCTCATCGATCTCTTCAACATGATCGATGCCGAGAACATGCTGCTCTACTCCAGCGACTACCCGCATTGGGACTTCGACTCGCCAAGCCATATTTTGCGGGGGCTGAAGCCGGAGGCCCGGCGGAAGATTTTTTACGAGAATGCGAAGCAGCTGTACAGATTGGATTGA
- a CDS encoding Rieske (2Fe-2S) protein: MGVHYVLAEEDIPEGGHQVVNIEGREIGIYRINGEFHAILNYCPHQGAPICAGLVSGTTLPSEVYDYEYGRTGEIVRCPWHGWEFDLQTGKSLFSDRIRVKKYKVEIHEGKIGVVMGRK; the protein is encoded by the coding sequence ATGGGAGTACATTACGTGCTGGCGGAGGAGGACATACCGGAGGGCGGACACCAGGTCGTAAACATTGAGGGACGCGAAATTGGAATCTATCGGATCAACGGCGAGTTTCATGCGATTCTCAACTACTGTCCGCATCAGGGGGCGCCGATCTGCGCAGGACTGGTCTCCGGTACGACGCTTCCTTCGGAGGTATACGACTACGAATACGGCCGGACAGGCGAGATCGTCCGCTGTCCCTGGCATGGCTGGGAGTTTGACCTGCAGACCGGCAAGTCGCTGTTCAGCGACCGCATCCGGGTGAAGAAGTATAAGGTAGAGATACATGAGGGCAAGATCGGGGTGGTGATGGGGAGGAAGTAG
- a CDS encoding extracellular solute-binding protein, with translation MRRKGFRTALAMILLSAMLVAGCSGGGKDDSGTLSPDKPVTFSWLVYDRVEGKVRDDWEIFKEIEAKTGVKVKFQIVSQEGLEEKRQIMIATNTATDFIQVPTQDGREHGPEKVFLNLNDYLDRAPNLKAFYDKYPEAKALATGTDGGLYTVPVLEGDAEGKGFNFIWYARKDIMDQHGIKAPTTVDEFYQYLKTLKEKVPDSYPLISNAIVGDTGLYTTFGRIFTGISGFYNLDPTTDQYAFAPYHENYQDMLVYLNKLYAEKLLDPEFSLLTQAQWEERILTGKSLVTFFWKADLESLVAKARGAGTAEYELDAIPSFAAEGIKNYQFSRPVVGTVGRAISAKVKDKERAVQFLDYLVSEEGTNYLSLGIEGKTYTMEDGKAVYNKEFGESPFNALRKDWGVWYDLITLNNAKSREVWERGLSEKSKDINARYEQYIVPAPKQIVKTEEELELEKSKLNNLNKFLEQKVTEFVTGKTPINDTTYQQFIDQAKKLGSDELLTMYNTAYTRTYGGK, from the coding sequence ATGAGGAGAAAGGGGTTCAGAACTGCGCTTGCCATGATCCTGCTCAGCGCGATGCTGGTTGCGGGATGCTCCGGCGGGGGCAAGGATGATTCGGGAACGTTAAGTCCTGACAAACCGGTTACTTTTTCTTGGCTGGTATACGACCGGGTCGAGGGAAAGGTTCGGGATGACTGGGAGATTTTCAAAGAGATCGAGGCGAAGACGGGCGTCAAAGTGAAGTTCCAGATCGTGAGCCAGGAGGGGCTTGAGGAGAAGAGGCAGATCATGATTGCCACAAATACCGCCACGGATTTTATCCAGGTGCCGACGCAGGACGGCAGGGAGCATGGACCGGAGAAGGTGTTCCTGAATCTCAATGATTACTTGGATCGGGCGCCGAATCTGAAAGCCTTTTACGACAAATATCCTGAGGCCAAGGCGCTGGCAACGGGCACGGACGGAGGCTTGTACACCGTACCCGTGTTGGAAGGGGATGCGGAGGGCAAGGGCTTCAACTTTATCTGGTATGCCCGCAAGGATATCATGGATCAGCATGGGATAAAGGCACCGACCACCGTGGACGAATTTTATCAGTATCTGAAAACATTGAAAGAGAAGGTTCCGGATTCCTATCCGCTCATATCCAACGCCATCGTTGGCGATACAGGGCTGTATACGACCTTCGGGCGTATATTCACGGGGATCAGCGGTTTCTACAATCTGGATCCGACCACGGATCAATACGCGTTTGCCCCATATCATGAGAATTATCAGGATATGTTGGTCTATCTGAATAAGCTGTATGCGGAAAAATTGCTGGATCCGGAATTCTCGCTGCTGACGCAAGCGCAGTGGGAGGAGCGAATACTAACCGGCAAATCCTTGGTGACGTTTTTCTGGAAGGCGGACCTGGAGTCGCTCGTAGCGAAGGCGAGGGGGGCTGGTACGGCCGAGTATGAACTCGACGCGATTCCTTCCTTTGCCGCCGAAGGGATCAAGAACTATCAGTTTTCCCGTCCGGTCGTTGGCACTGTCGGTCGAGCGATATCGGCCAAAGTGAAGGATAAAGAGCGTGCCGTTCAATTCCTTGATTATTTGGTCAGCGAAGAGGGAACGAATTATCTGTCCCTGGGAATCGAAGGCAAAACGTATACGATGGAGGACGGTAAAGCGGTATATAACAAGGAATTTGGCGAGTCTCCGTTTAATGCGCTGCGCAAGGACTGGGGCGTATGGTATGACCTGATCACGCTGAATAACGCTAAATCCCGTGAAGTATGGGAGCGTGGTTTAAGCGAGAAGAGCAAGGATATCAATGCCCGGTACGAGCAGTACATTGTCCCGGCACCGAAACAGATCGTCAAGACGGAAGAGGAGCTGGAGCTCGAGAAATCGAAGCTGAACAATCTGAACAAATTCCTTGAGCAAAAGGTGACGGAGTTCGTGACCGGCAAAACCCCGATTAACGACACCACCTATCAGCAATTTATTGACCAGGCCAAGAAACTCGGCTCCGATGAACTCCTTACTATGTACAACACCGCCTACACGCGCACGTACGGCGGTAAGTAA
- a CDS encoding helix-turn-helix domain-containing protein, which yields MKRRTPPNRSPEPGDTDSLPPRRTTLFWRLFANYFLLILIPVIVASVLAQVLVVRIIEKDAERFNQVMMNRFSEQTDTELQSLKTSMINILSTSRLRSVLLAPMASSPESQLLPELLHSLREQLQQLESDDLVERAYYYFVHQDLMMDAETYTNKAYYFHSHYPLDLNRRHQLEAELSGKKMMDFMDTPDTLTASMSYPFNTAAPEVYLLVEVKRDKLQEQIHIPESWVTGTAIVDDRAKVIAQNGLTEQDQLALQQRIRTEGIASQFTISDKTGLSFMASGFDESWHYISMIDLGTLMKPVYMTRWICWLFLLFFLIVGALASYYLSRRLYRPIREIKDGLKLHHTPNGEVGHEGNEFDVIKRYSQFIITENKELFQMVNGMLPIVHEQFFTKILLGQYRDALSIEYYAKEIEFAYSHKAARTVLCISFHYDPTVYESASESTKTFLLTELKDKIHRLAHGMVWICQTRPDLIACIVEHGSITEGEDHPEQIAEQIRHVFLEYGAYYKATIGIGKTVHAIEELHQSYEHALAMLKYRGLHSAVEICGSQPSRELQQWDSFLSVQEVQRILNQYKTREYDKLLHSVLALLEEGEGKDASAMQMKYLLADVLNTWIRAVESERNELNVPYYSGLFERMNRCMTWDELTCCFEEIHGFLFRKPASSSRSQQFSEIVEYIHEHYDQEMSIEYFAGMLNMSIGHFSRTFKEEVGEKYVEYIAKYRLMKAKQFLLETDLKIDEIAEKVGYWGRNSLIRAFRRYEGITPAKYRSFHQ from the coding sequence ATGAAGCGAAGGACGCCGCCTAACCGATCACCTGAGCCGGGGGATACCGATTCTCTGCCTCCCAGAAGGACCACTCTGTTTTGGAGGCTGTTTGCCAACTATTTTCTCCTCATTCTCATCCCCGTCATTGTTGCTTCGGTTCTTGCGCAGGTGCTGGTCGTTCGCATCATTGAAAAGGATGCCGAGCGTTTTAACCAAGTGATGATGAATCGATTCTCCGAGCAGACGGATACCGAGCTTCAGTCCTTGAAAACGAGCATGATTAATATCCTCAGCACCTCCAGATTACGGAGCGTGCTTCTCGCTCCCATGGCTTCTTCGCCGGAAAGCCAGCTGCTTCCGGAACTGCTTCATTCCCTGCGGGAGCAGCTGCAGCAGCTGGAATCGGATGATCTCGTCGAGAGGGCGTATTATTATTTTGTTCACCAGGATTTGATGATGGATGCCGAAACCTACACGAATAAAGCGTATTATTTCCATTCCCATTATCCCTTGGATCTGAACCGCCGGCATCAGCTGGAAGCTGAATTATCCGGCAAAAAAATGATGGACTTTATGGATACCCCCGACACGTTGACGGCTTCCATGAGCTACCCGTTTAATACCGCGGCTCCTGAAGTCTATCTCCTGGTCGAAGTGAAACGAGACAAGCTTCAGGAGCAGATTCATATTCCGGAGAGCTGGGTTACGGGCACGGCGATTGTGGATGATAGGGCCAAAGTGATCGCCCAGAACGGACTGACCGAGCAGGACCAGCTTGCCCTGCAGCAGCGAATACGTACAGAGGGCATTGCTTCGCAATTCACGATATCGGACAAGACGGGGCTGTCCTTCATGGCATCTGGCTTTGACGAGTCCTGGCATTATATCAGCATGATCGATTTGGGTACATTGATGAAGCCGGTCTATATGACCCGATGGATCTGTTGGTTATTCCTCCTATTCTTTCTCATTGTTGGCGCACTCGCCTCGTATTATTTAAGCCGGCGCTTATATCGGCCGATTCGGGAGATTAAGGATGGACTGAAGCTGCATCACACTCCGAACGGGGAGGTCGGCCACGAAGGAAACGAGTTTGATGTCATCAAACGCTATTCCCAGTTCATTATTACGGAGAATAAAGAGCTGTTCCAGATGGTGAACGGGATGCTGCCGATTGTCCATGAGCAGTTTTTTACGAAAATCCTGCTGGGGCAATACCGCGATGCCTTATCGATTGAGTACTACGCCAAGGAGATTGAGTTTGCCTACAGCCATAAGGCGGCAAGAACCGTCCTGTGCATCTCGTTCCATTATGATCCAACCGTTTACGAGTCGGCATCGGAATCCACCAAGACTTTTTTGCTGACGGAGCTGAAGGACAAGATTCATCGGCTGGCACATGGCATGGTCTGGATCTGCCAGACAAGGCCGGATCTGATAGCTTGCATCGTGGAGCATGGTTCCATTACGGAGGGCGAGGACCATCCGGAACAAATAGCGGAGCAGATAAGGCACGTTTTTCTGGAATACGGTGCTTATTATAAAGCGACCATCGGTATCGGAAAGACCGTTCATGCCATTGAGGAGCTGCACCAGTCTTATGAGCATGCGCTGGCCATGCTGAAGTACCGGGGGCTGCATTCTGCGGTGGAGATTTGCGGCAGTCAGCCTTCCCGGGAGCTGCAGCAGTGGGATTCTTTTCTATCTGTACAGGAGGTTCAGCGGATTCTCAATCAGTACAAAACGAGGGAGTATGACAAGCTGCTTCATTCCGTGCTTGCTCTGCTGGAGGAGGGAGAGGGCAAGGATGCATCTGCCATGCAGATGAAATATCTGCTAGCCGATGTGCTAAACACCTGGATTCGGGCCGTGGAATCGGAGCGCAATGAACTCAACGTTCCGTATTACTCGGGTCTGTTCGAACGAATGAATCGCTGCATGACATGGGACGAGCTGACGTGCTGTTTCGAAGAGATTCATGGTTTTCTGTTCCGGAAGCCGGCTTCCAGCAGCCGGAGTCAACAGTTTAGCGAGATCGTGGAATACATTCATGAGCATTATGATCAAGAGATGTCGATCGAGTATTTTGCCGGTATGTTGAATATGTCCATCGGGCATTTCAGCCGGACCTTCAAGGAGGAGGTCGGGGAGAAATACGTGGAATATATCGCGAAGTACCGGCTGATGAAGGCGAAGCAATTTTTGCTTGAAACCGATTTGAAAATTGACGAAATTGCCGAGAAGGTTGGGTATTGGGGCCGAAATTCTTTGATTCGGGCTTTCCGCCGATATGAAGGCATTACGCCCGCCAAATACCGGAGTTTTCACCAATAG
- a CDS encoding ABC transporter permease subunit, whose amino-acid sequence MAQLSRIGYVLRKHKALYLLMLPGILYYLIFKYAPMYGIIIAFQDYSIGRGILGSQFVGFKHLIEFFYVTPDAWKLIRNTIMLNVYDLLFHFPAPIILAILFHELKSKWFKRFVQNISYMPHFLSTVVIAGILVTFLSPTTGVVNHLLVKLLGIEPIMFLGMPEWFRTVYVGSEIWQKVGWGTILYLAAIAGIDPTLYEAAKMDGANRWQQVRHITFIGMVPVMIILFVLSLGNFMEASFEKILLIYNTMNYETSDVINTFVYRRGILDADFSFATAVGLFQSAIGFILVVAANRIVRKYSETSLW is encoded by the coding sequence TTGGCGCAGCTATCACGGATCGGCTATGTTCTGAGAAAACATAAAGCGTTGTACTTGCTGATGCTGCCCGGCATTTTGTACTACTTGATATTTAAGTACGCGCCGATGTACGGCATCATCATTGCCTTCCAGGACTATTCGATCGGCCGGGGTATTTTGGGAAGCCAGTTTGTCGGATTCAAGCATTTGATTGAATTTTTCTACGTCACCCCCGATGCATGGAAGCTGATTCGCAACACGATCATGCTGAATGTGTATGATCTCCTGTTTCATTTTCCGGCGCCGATCATTCTGGCGATCCTGTTCCATGAGTTGAAGAGCAAATGGTTCAAACGGTTTGTGCAAAACATCAGCTATATGCCGCATTTCCTATCCACCGTCGTGATCGCGGGCATTCTCGTGACCTTCCTGTCTCCCACCACGGGCGTGGTGAACCATCTGCTCGTCAAGCTGCTTGGCATCGAGCCGATCATGTTTCTGGGCATGCCTGAGTGGTTCCGGACGGTGTATGTGGGCTCCGAAATATGGCAGAAGGTGGGGTGGGGCACCATTCTCTATCTGGCTGCGATTGCCGGAATCGATCCGACGCTGTATGAAGCGGCCAAGATGGATGGGGCGAACCGGTGGCAGCAGGTCAGACATATTACGTTCATCGGCATGGTGCCTGTCATGATTATTCTGTTTGTACTATCGCTCGGTAATTTCATGGAGGCCAGCTTCGAGAAAATACTATTGATCTACAACACGATGAATTATGAAACCTCGGATGTCATTAACACCTTTGTGTACCGGCGGGGCATCCTCGATGCCGATTTCAGCTTCGCCACCGCGGTGGGCCTGTTCCAATCGGCGATTGGCTTCATTCTGGTCGTTGCGGCCAATCGGATCGTACGCAAATATTCGGAGACCAGCCTGTGGTAA
- a CDS encoding chromate transporter has translation MEEWLQLLISFFVSNVLGYGGGPASIPLMYKEIVTNHGWLTDPEFSNMLALGNALPGPIATKIAAFVGYDVSGWMGMTLALAATVIPSAVALIWLLNLLQKYRTSPVVKGMTLLVQPVIAIMMLTLTWQMGKSSVISIGLLQSLGIAAIAFWAMNIRKIHPALVILAAFAYGGLVLSQVV, from the coding sequence ATGGAAGAATGGCTTCAGCTGCTGATCAGCTTTTTCGTCTCCAACGTGCTCGGTTATGGCGGCGGTCCCGCTTCCATCCCGCTCATGTACAAGGAGATCGTCACGAATCACGGATGGCTGACCGATCCGGAGTTCTCCAACATGCTGGCCCTTGGCAACGCGCTTCCCGGGCCGATCGCCACCAAAATCGCCGCTTTTGTCGGGTACGACGTATCCGGCTGGATGGGCATGACCCTTGCCCTCGCGGCTACGGTTATTCCTTCGGCGGTAGCTCTCATCTGGCTCTTGAATCTGCTGCAGAAATACCGTACGTCGCCAGTCGTCAAAGGCATGACCCTGTTAGTTCAGCCGGTCATCGCCATCATGATGCTGACCCTGACCTGGCAGATGGGCAAAAGCTCGGTCATCTCCATCGGCCTTCTGCAATCCCTCGGCATCGCCGCCATCGCCTTCTGGGCCATGAACATCCGCAAGATCCACCCAGCGCTGGTAATCCTGGCCGCGTTTGCTTACGGGGGATTGGTGTTGTCGCAGGTGGTGTGA
- a CDS encoding Lrp/AsnC family transcriptional regulator gives MNIHSSGENGPPLIDDTDRKIIAILGKNGRISYTDLAKEIGLSRVAVQARVNALIDDGVIERFAAVINPEKVGISVSAFFNVEVEPKHLQQVADTLENEPYVTSLYHMTGPSKLHMHGLFTDHKEMEMFLNEKLYPLPGITSVDTQILIKRYKSRMGIRL, from the coding sequence ATGAATATTCATTCTTCCGGTGAAAACGGGCCTCCCCTGATTGATGATACGGACCGCAAAATCATTGCGATCCTCGGCAAGAACGGGCGAATCTCGTACACGGATTTGGCTAAGGAGATTGGGTTGTCCCGCGTTGCCGTACAGGCTAGGGTCAACGCCCTAATCGATGACGGCGTCATTGAACGGTTCGCGGCGGTCATTAATCCGGAGAAAGTGGGGATTTCGGTGTCTGCTTTTTTCAATGTGGAGGTCGAACCCAAACATCTACAGCAGGTAGCGGACACATTGGAGAACGAGCCGTATGTAACAAGTCTGTATCATATGACCGGTCCCAGCAAGCTGCATATGCACGGACTATTTACCGATCATAAGGAAATGGAAATGTTTTTAAATGAGAAGCTTTACCCGCTCCCGGGCATTACAAGTGTGGATACGCAGATCTTAATCAAGCGTTATAAAAGCCGAATGGGCATCCGACTTTAA